Below is a window of Ornithodoros turicata isolate Travis chromosome 7, ASM3712646v1, whole genome shotgun sequence DNA.
CACTTATTGTTCTACGAAGTGTGCGCAAGATGGGTTCCCCCCGACACttcacttgtgaccagaagggagcgcgcatggcagtctctgagcagctgctgaaccggttttAATGCAAGGGGGACaaatttttgcaatcaatcatcaTACGTGATGAAACCTGTATGCATCATTTCATCCCAGAGACGAAAAGCAGCAGCATGGGATGGTGATATAAGGCTCCTCCGCTGCCAAAGAAAAGCAATATGTAGCCGCCTGGTGGGAAGTCCATGTGGACTTCATGAAGCAAGGGGTCACAATTAATGCCCAGTACTATTCCACGTTGATAAAGGTTATGTGCTGAACGCAATTCGCAAGAAAAGGCCTGAGATGTTGTCCGAAAGGGTCGTTTCTTTTCATGATATGGCCGAAATGCACTGTAAGGTTTTGCTCTATGCCAGTCACTGCCTAGATTTAGCCCCAAGCGATTACCATTTATTCGGGCCTGTTAAAGAGCACCTCGGAGGAAAGACGTTTCGCAGAAACGAAGCCCTTCGaaaagatgtcctgcagtgtCTATAACAGCAGCCACTCCTTGCTATGCAAAAGGCATCAAAGAGATGCCACAGCGATGTCAGCGGTGCGTATAGATGTGCAGGGTAAATACTTTGAAAAATAGacgtagtttggtgcttcccggattttccattgtatttaaagaaataaaagtttctgtcaaccttgaacgacccttgctCATAGTACCTAATGGAAAACGAGAAGCAGACCAGATGGCCATGCAGCTATCGAGTAACACGGAACACTTGCAGTGCAGTGTGTGTCTGTACAGAAAGAGCAGAAAGCATGGCTAGCATGTAGAACTCATTTAGTTGAACTTGAGAAAAGTAGGAAGGCAACTTCACACGCTGAACTTTCTCATGGTGATGTCTGAATGTACAACATCCTCAAATGTTGATGACACGACTGAGCTTCTGTATCCTGTTTAACAATATATCTCCCTGCTTGATGCATCCCTGCAACAGAATTTGATATCATGAATGTGCTGTTTTCGATTTATCATCCCTTAGAAACACTTGCCAGATGTAACAACCACACAAAACAAATTCAGTGATCGTAGCGGGAATTCCTTAGTAGTCAATGAAGCCGAAAAGTGTCATTCACTaagcgaaaagaaagaaagaaaaagaaggcagaCAGTGGTGGGAATCCGGCAAGGAATCCGGCGGGTTCAATTACTGCCGCTGTCCGGCTTTTCATATTTTGATCTTTCACGTTTCGCATGACAACAGtatcatcattcatcatcttactGCATTTGAGTTCTTGCTTTTGTACGCTTGGATTGTGACGCATGGCAGTACGCTGAAGATTACTGTAGACGAGCTCCTGTGAAGTTAAATTCACGCAGAGCTTACCTGATACTGGTAGTTCTTGCTGTCCGGACGGTTGGTCTCTACCACGCCCCCTACTTTGTCAATTTTGCAGTGAAGACGTCCAGCAGCTATAAACCTGGCTAGCTCCCTGCAAACGAAGCACATTTTTTGTGTCGGAGAGAGCATATACTTCATTGGGTGTTGGCCGCAATTGCCACTCACTGGTCGATGAACGTCACAGTGACTCCAAAAGCGTCAGCCATGTATTGCAACGTGAGGCTGCGGTAGGACTCCAGCAGTTGAGTGTAAGCTAGGATGCGCATTTCTCGGACGTAGTAGCGGTAGTGCGGCGCACAAATGCGATCCCGTTTCAGCACCTGTTCCACGTACGCTACAGGGACACAAATAGTGTGCTCACTACAACTGCCGGCGTGTGAGACACAAAATGTCTCGCGTAGCAGAAAAGGTACATACCGAGCTTCCTGAAAAACAGTGCATACTGGCACTTGTACAGAGAAAATAAGTATTCACTTATGTCGGGCGTTCCATGGAGGACTTCCAGGATCTCCGAGCCTTTCACAACCTAGAACGAGTATTGAGATTTCTTGAAACACCAAACAAATATGGCAGTCGGCCACAAGGTAAGCAGACTTCATGACTGGAAAAGCGACGGCATCAGAAAGAGCAAAAATTTTTTGCTGACATGTGAATTTTTTGCTGCAAAAATgcgaaaaaattttttttcactCATTTGGTTTTGTGGCACCTAATGACCTCATACAGAAGGGGTGAGTGCGCAGTCACGAAACTTCAGCATGCACACACGAAACAAGCACCCTTTGTGGTTGGTGCCACCAGAAGTGACGCACGCACTCTACATAGTTTTCTTGTGCTGGCTGCCAACACTCTGGCTCAGGCCTAGAACTTACATAACACCCCTCGTAGATACGCTGAACAGCATTCTAACGACCCCATGACACAAAAAGACAGCTACAAACATCTGTTCACATTCTGTTTAGATGGGCGAGCTTTCAACTCCCACTGAGGTAGTGTTTGCGCAGTGAAAACAACGTGCTCACCTGTTCAGGAAAAGTGTGCAAAACTTTGCAAGCGTTATACCTGAACACAATTCAACACACCTTCTCTCTCAGTTCCACCCTCGGCAGTGAGATGACGCTTGCAAGCACAGCATACGTGACAAAGCTCTGGTAGTCCATGAGCTCGTAGCAAGTGAAGGTGGAGACAGTGTCCAGGAAGAACTGAGCGGCAGCTTTGAAATCCCGCACCGCCAGACTGTACACGCCCTGGTACACCTTGAGTCGGTTACGCCGGTCCCAATCCCCACCTTCTTCAATCAGCCTGCATGCAGATAAATGCTTTCTCAAGAATACAGGTTGGAGAAGCTTCCCTCCGCACTTACTCTTTTGCTCTTTCAATGTTTCTTGTAATGAGGTCATGATCCAGGTAGAAGAGGCCAATTCGGATAATGTGAAACAGCAAGTCAAGACGATGTCCAAGGGAAACGGTTTTCTCATACGTCTTCCTGAATTGGCTTAAGGCTGCCTCCTGCAGGACAAGCCAATATTCAGTTTATCTACCTTCCTGCTCATATGAAGGTCTAGTCCATATGATGTCCCATCTGACGAAACAGGAGTTTGTGCTTCTTGTCCGATTGTGATCTGCACTTTATATGTAGGGCCTGGCTTTTTCAGGTTATAATTGTGATCAACATCAGATCAACGCGTGAACCCTTTCatgcgtaaagctatggccaatttcccactttggcttggtttaaagaagctagaaccagtacgctttcaccgcttccttggcgtggtaatcgactcggacttgcgctgggctcggcacattaaacaccttgaaactaaagtgcagcgatggctccccgcaatccaacatctttctggcccaggatggggctgtgatcagcgttccctgctcgcggttcacgcggcattggtaagggcaactgtgctttacagccttcctattctgcacaggatatcaacaacttcattaaatacgcttcggtccctgtttgctcgaagccttcgtcgatgcctcggagttccaagaatggctgaaacacgacaagtactggctgaagctggtgagctcccgattgaagttctccgtgaacgggaaacggctcggcagtacctccgtttgcgtgctcacattccccgccacccgctactcaggaaaattcgataccgccctggaagcgacttctatcgagtagcgcagaggacacgccagactctcactggcttcataactaaggacactataccgccggaagccccctggtctctaccggtaccgcccacttttgtacgcctcccaaaccttctgcaaagaagagatcaggtcccccctgaagtcctccgagcccattttcatgctctggtagacgagaagttttctacgtttacggcagcatatactgatggcgcatcccgaaacaacaagtccgcctcagccttcgtcattccatccgaaggcgtcgtgcacggaagacgcctttcacatccaacctcctccacagctgcgga
It encodes the following:
- the LOC135401160 gene encoding 26S proteasome non-ATPase regulatory subunit 6-like — its product is MPLENLQEESLEKNPNLELSQIKFLLAHHEPTNDKLKQDLMTAITENNMAPFYEEICRDLGWQVDNKLLTDMKAANSSELQKLDSAIEDAEKNLSEMEVREAHLLKAEYLSRIGDKEAALSQFRKTYEKTVSLGHRLDLLFHIIRIGLFYLDHDLITRNIERAKELIEEGGDWDRRNRLKVYQGVYSLAVRDFKAAAQFFLDTVSTFTCYELMDYQSFVTYAVLASVISLPRVELREKVVKGSEILEVLHGTPDISEYLFSLYKCQYALFFRKLAYVEQVLKRDRICAPHYRYYVREMRILAYTQLLESYRSLTLQYMADAFGVTVTFIDQELARFIAAGRLHCKIDKVGGVVETNRPDSKNYQYQGCIKQGDILLNRIQKLSRVINI